The Electrophorus electricus isolate fEleEle1 chromosome 19, fEleEle1.pri, whole genome shotgun sequence genome has a segment encoding these proteins:
- the sox32 gene encoding SRY-box transcription factor 32: MYFDRMLPSLEMRAMNEMLEKERCYYAPPKQHEPSLTARSPVSRPSSPVSVESELSCSSPETKPTTEARVRRPLNAFIIWTKEERRRLAQLNPDLENTDLSKILGKTWKAMSLAEKRPYMQEAERLRVQHTIDHPNYKYRPRRRKTNRRGSKTPPSESSASSNLHLSYMLQNQGLQYPYTHSHTLSSSYTHPPGLTFPSHPTPPQNGATYTTGGVMFSDGEGYMNSSFAYPQQAMCSTESQPYYSSQYAGQQRGEHRDWRRTEVCSCVLCSGGPSLDFYLEQVQVDMLDQLDRSEFDQYLNPLQPKEQH; encoded by the exons ATGTACTTTGACAGAATGCTCCCTAGTCTGGAGATGAGAGCCATGAACGAGATGCTCGAAAAAGAGCGGTGTTATTACGCGCCACCTAAGCAGCACGAGCCTTCTTTGACTGCACGCTCCCCCGTCTCGCGGCCTTCGAGCCCGGTGTCGGTGGAATCTGAGCTGAGCTGCTCAAGCCCGGAAACCAAACCGACGACGGAAGCGCGAGTGAGAAGGCCCTTGAACGCCTTCATCATTTGGACGAAAGAGGAACGCAGACGTCTTGCGCAACTTAACCCCGACCTGGAGAACACTGACCTCAGTAAAATACTTG GTAAAACATGGAAAGCCATGTCTCTGGCTGAGAAGCGTCCATACATGCAAGAGGCAGAGCGGCTGAGGGTCCAGCATACTATCGACCACCCCAACTACAAATACCGCCCCCGTCGCCGCAAGACCAACAGGCGTGGCAGCAAGACTCCTCCTAGCGAGAGCAGTGCTTCCTCTAACCTCCACCTCAGCTATATGCTCCAAAACCAAGGCCTCCagtatccatacacacactcacatactctctccagctcgtacacacacccacctggcCTGACTTTCCCAAGTCACCCCACTCCACCTCAGAATGGGGCAACATATACAACCGGAGGGGTAATGTTCTCTGATGGAGAAGGGTACATGAATTCTTCCTTTGCATATCCACAGCAAGCTATGTGCTCCACAGAATCCCAGCCATACTACAGTTCCCAGTATGCTGGGCAGCAGAGGGGAGAGCACCGTGATTGGCGAAGGACAGAGGTGTGTTCATGCGTGCTGTGTTCTGGAGGACCATCACTAGATTTTTACCTGGAGCAGGTCCAGGTGGACATGCTAGACCAGCTGGACCGCAGTGAGTTTGACCAGTACCTCAATCCTCTCCAGCCTAAAGAGCAACACTGA